ATGCCCAGCCCCACCATGTTGTTGTTGAAGTGATGGGACTTGTAGTAGTTGAGGTGCTCGGAGCGGGTCAGGCTGGGCAGGTTGACCACGTCTGAGTGGTGCCGCCGCAGGCTGTGGCCGCCTCCTATCCCGCTGCTCTGCGTTATGCCAGAGCCCCCAGAGATGCCTCCGCCCCTGCCGCCGGCCCCCAGTTCGTCCTCCACGTTGATGATCTCGATGGCACGGGCGGGGCCGTGGTGCTTGTGCAGCTGGTGCTGCTTCCTCAGCTTGTAGAAGACCACCAGCATCACGGCCGCCATGAAGGTGATGGCCACGAAGCAGCCGATGATGATCTTGGTGGTTTTCATCACGTCATCCAGGCCCGAGAAGCCCGGCTCAGTGATGGGCACAGTGAAGGTGGGTCGGGTGGCACGGGGGGACGAGGAGGACCAGTCGATGGACAGCGAGGAGGGCGTGGTGGGGACGCCGTCCGGCCACAGGTGCCCGGAGGGAGTGGGGCCGGGGAGGACGCCGATGAAGGTCTCATTGATGGCCACCAAAGCGGACTCCTCCTCTCCGGGCGTCTCCACAGTTTCCACGGTGACGGTGGTGAAGTAGGTGTAGTTGACGCTGACATCGGCGGCGGTGACGTTGAGGACGGCAGTGGCAGTGGTGTTGCCGGCGGCGTTGGTCACCATGCAAGTGTACTGGCCCGTGTCGCGCAGGGTGACGTTGGTGAAGTTGAGCGTGCCGTCGTGTAGCACTGAGATGCGCACGCGGTATGAGCCGTGTGTCATCAGCGTGCCGTTGGGCGTGATCCAGTTGACCGACGTCGTGGAGGTGCTGGTGCGGCACTTGAGCTCGGCGGCCATGCCCTCGGTGACGTTGAGGTCAGTGGGCGGCTCCACGATGACGGGCGCGTAGCAGGTGAAGTGGCTCTGATCCAGCTCGCCGATGTACTTGCCCTTCAAGAAGGGCGGGGCATGGCAGCGGGCGCAGCAGGTGGTGTTGCTGGGCACCGTCTCCTTCAGCCACCAGCTGAGCCACAGCACGTCACAGTTGCACACCCACGGGTTGTGGTTGAGGTGCACGCGCTCCAGCTGGTGCAGCGGCGTGAAGAG
This genomic interval from Dunckerocampus dactyliophorus isolate RoL2022-P2 chromosome 18, RoL_Ddac_1.1, whole genome shotgun sequence contains the following:
- the lrrc4ba gene encoding leucine-rich repeat-containing protein 4B; amino-acid sequence: MRIATLTCLPGPPPFLFLLAQLLLHFLLPGSELVGAASSCPSHCTCSNQASRVICTRQNLDDVPESISVNTRYLNLQENSIQVIKSDTFKHLRHLEILQLSKNQIRQIEVGAFNGLPNLNTLELFDNRLTLVPSHAFEYLSKLRELWLRNNPIETLPGYAFHRVPSLRRLDLGELKKLDFISDAAFVGLVNLRYLNLGMCGLKDIPKLTALVRLEELELSGNRLEIIRPGSFQGLVSLRKLWLMHSQVSVIERNAFDDLKNLEELNLSHNSLHSLPHDLFTPLHQLERVHLNHNPWVCNCDVLWLSWWLKETVPSNTTCCARCHAPPFLKGKYIGELDQSHFTCYAPVIVEPPTDLNVTEGMAAELKCRTSTSTTSVNWITPNGTLMTHGSYRVRISVLHDGTLNFTNVTLRDTGQYTCMVTNAAGNTTATAVLNVTAADVSVNYTYFTTVTVETVETPGEEESALVAINETFIGVLPGPTPSGHLWPDGVPTTPSSLSIDWSSSSPRATRPTFTVPITEPGFSGLDDVMKTTKIIIGCFVAITFMAAVMLVVFYKLRKQHQLHKHHGPARAIEIINVEDELGAGGRGGGISGGSGITQSSGIGGGHSLRRHHSDVVNLPSLTRSEHLNYYKSHHFNNNMVGLGMGTPMGLNNNNNPLPCSQNMTMSCSQVPSSTGTLPTPVPLPQLSLHSSLKGLMAKGQNEPLLFKSGSKENVQETQI